A window of Daucus carota subsp. sativus chromosome 2, DH1 v3.0, whole genome shotgun sequence genomic DNA:
ATCTTACAATAGACAAGCTAACGTTCAAAGGGGTGCTCTGAGGTTTAAGTTCTTATCAGTATGCAACAGCCCGTGCTTGGGAAAGCTTAGTTATCGTTTATCTCTGAACTGTATTAAGCATGCAAAAATGCATTGAATTTCTGGGACACATTCTGGTCCGCGACTCAAAACGTACTGATTCCCACTCAAAATCGAGCCTGAAAAGGACAAAAAATGGACAATCTTACTAATTTTTTCTATGTATTGCAGCTACCACATTAGCACATGTTAATAAtggaaattttataatattgatgAATAATTTAGATGTATAATTAGCTAATGAGCTCCTGACAAGATTGCTAAAGCACTTGatgaaacaaaaatattaagacaagcaagacaatttaaagaTGTTTCATCTAATCATTTTTACACCAACATCCCCATTGTCTATTATTCTTCAATGATCTCCAGCTGTTTACAACATCACAAAGCTCGTCTTCACAGTGTGTCGATGCCCAGTCACATCATCATACATGTACCTGTCGTCAAAAGTTTTCTAACCTCAGCTTCGCTGCAACTTTTTTCCTCAATTATGTGGCCTGATCTTCAAGATAAGGGCAGAAGAAACCTTATTGTATTGGACGGTTGTAATACAGATATTCTCAAAGTTAAATATGATTGTCAACCCTTGACATCAACCTAAATCAAGCTTATTCGTCGTTTCCAAGTAGTTAAACATGCGGTTAATACAAGTCCCCAGACAAACCAATCGAATAATACTCATCTGCATTGGGAAGAAAGAATATGTGAGGCGGAGGTCATTATGGTTTCCTGAGGGAGACAAACAAGACGTTGGTTGAACACAATTGGCAAGAATAATTTCAATGGATCGTATTTAATCAGGCACAGAAGGCATACATAGGACTGACATTAGAATCACGACTAAGAACATATTCTCAGAGATCACATTGTACTTTTGCAAGTTGCAGACAAACAAATAATGAAACCATCATACTCAGTATGATCTAATCAGTTTTCGCATCCAGCTAAGGTATCTTATCATACACTTTATCAAGTGGATATTATCTGCGGTTACTTCTAAAACTAGAAAGAACTCAACTCCAACTTGTGGATAGCACCAATAACGTTTCCTCCGTATTCTGTATTTCCACAATAACCTGCGGACTCTGTGAACTCGAATGCTTGCCCCTTCAGCAACTGATGTTCAATACTAACCTTACAAAATCCCCATCCATGAGCATCTATGACAAAGAATGCCGCATCTGATGTGGACATGCATATGAAACAGAATATCACAGACAGTATCTCCAGTATTCCAGCAAGCGCATTTTACTGACTATCACTACTTTTCTGCTTTACAAGCAAGCCTAATAGAGCATTCCATCATGTCAGAAAATTATTCAACATTACAAGCCCTTGTACAACTTTATCGTTTCTTCGATGAGTCTTCATTAACACGTTCTGTGGCTCTTCCTAGTAGCCAAAATCGATTCTGCCCAATTCTTCTCAATTTACTATGAAGAgcctattatatatttattatgcaGATGCTTGAACATTTTCCTCTCCTTCTCTTTGTTAAAAAAAGTCCAAAAAATGAATAGTGATGCAAATAAAACTTTCTTGTAACCAAGTAAGTTTGCAGTTATTCAGATAGCACTCTGTCTTAGTCTCTCGTGATTCTGTATTAGTCTTTTTCACAGTACTCTGTCTTAGCCTCGTTCAAgttgtataaatatttactaCTAAATTCCATTGGTGAATGATTAATTCCCGGTAAATTGTAATTCGAAACATGGTTTAGTAAATGATGCAATAGAATTTTACAATTGGCTCCTGTTAGATAACTTTTGTAAGAAGTTAAAGACTTCCATCAAAAACCTCATTAGAGAAACCATACACATTAATATAACTATTGAGTTTCAGACTGAACCACATGTACTATTGATCCCCAGGAAATATCAACTGATCAAACATATGAACGTTTTAggactcaaaatatattttcgcTTATTAATATATTGTCGGAAAtctcaaatatcatttttttgtcAGGGTAAAAATAATTGTCGTTAAAACCGAGTATCTGCATGAAACTTTGTTTTATAtaagatcaaataaaaaattatgatcaattttgatattacatataaatattaaaaaaatatttatatttactggtACTCCCAAAGAACAtatttcttaattaaaatatttcacttTAGAAAAATGAAAGTAAATGGGTACTAAATACAGTGCAGAACCCGAAGTAACAAATGACCCGACCCGATTATATAATCAAACTGTTACAAACACAACGAGGGTTTTACTCTTCTTTTCTATTCTAATCTAATCGGACAGAAATTATTTAGCCGGCGATCCACACTGAGCTTCAAGTAGCCCCAGCAGATCTCAAAGCAGGTAATATATATGTTCTAGTATCatgcattattttttaaatccaatttaaatctcatttttattcACAGATTAGGTTGTGATATGTGTGTGATTGAATGTGCCTCTCATGTGTATACAAATCATTTGTTGGTTTAGATAACTCGATCTATCTTGttatttaataaatcatcaGTTTATGGATTGCGAGATAGTTATTGATTACAATTTACGGTTTTATCGATGAGTGATTTGTTTTGAGTTTCGAGTTTATGGTAACAGTTAAAACCCTCTCAGGCTGTGGAATTATGCAAAAAAATAGGTTAATTAAGTTAGACAAGTATCTGGACTCGCTTGATAACTAAGAACTGATATGAAAGCTCTTGTGATATATGTGCACGCGTAAAGTTGTGATATTAATGATATGACTTTAAAGACGTATATGACTATTGAGGGGGCTATTAATAGATGTGAAAGATTTAATAATCAGCCAATGTACTTATAATCGAAGAAGGGTAGTAGTACAATAGGGTGCTTAGTTGGTTGATACAGTCATTCATATGTATTATGTGCAATCAGGCATAGGCTGTAGAGAAGACTAGCTAATTCAGTTTAAGCCGTGGACACTGATGTTGCCAGCTCGTAGATGTAAAAGAAGATACTTTCTTACTTCATTTTTGACTATATTAATCTCGAGTATTAGTGTTGCTCTGTTTTCCAGTTACAAACACTGCATCCTTGTTATCATTTTCCATCATCTTATCTACCATAATTTGCCAATCCCTCTCTAATATGTACAACTAATTGTTACTGTTTGTCTTAGCCCAGACCTAGTcgctactttttaatttaattgctgtatcttttttctttcttatgTGAAAGTTCCTCTTTGAATTTTAGTACTGTGTGCATATTTAAGAATCTTGTGTTAGAACTTCAAAGTAGTTTATACTAATCAATGAACCAAAGTCTGTATCTTATGCGCGTTCCACAATTTTGTTTGGAGTAGAAATGGATGGCAATATATCTAATATCAAGAAGTGGAATATACTGTACCCTGTTTATATGAATTCGAAGAAGACAATTGCTGAAGGTCGAAGAATTAGTGCTGCTAAAGCATGTGAAAACCCCACCTGTGTTGAGATTGCAGATTGCTGCAATCACTTTAAAATCCCTAATGCAGTTGAGGTACATCtgctaaaatatatttttgtgaattctaTAACCTTTTTTATGGTTGTGTTCTGTTATGGATATCAGGATATGTGATTGTAATTTAGTATTCTCAATTTGGTGAAGCTTGATAAGGCCTATCCCCGTGATTTCATGCAACGAGGGAGAGTGCGGTTTTCGCTGAAAAGGGATGATGGGACATTGTACAATCCTGCAATCTCTTCGAGTAAGTTCCTGTTTCCCAGTtctctatttatatttagaacATATTATAAAGTTGGGATGATGAATTAGCTTCTGAAATAGTAGAATGAGTGTTTGTTTGCGTTCTTACATTGGACACAAACTACACAAATCGACTTGAGATGCCATTTCACCTGATAAAATAAATGGTTTATCCTTCCACCAGTACCAAATAAGAAGTTCCAGTCACTAATGTAGAACTGTTGATTTCATTTGTGTAGGTTTTTGATTCCAGACGTGTAGATTTAGTATACCATTTCTTTTTAGCTTATAAATGTTTAAGCTTTGGACGACATGCTTCGCTACCTGTATTCTGAGTCTGAGACGAGTTTAATTATCTAATTTACTATAATTGATACTTGCCACAAGATTAATCTATTTCGGTTCCTACTATATACGTAAGTATCATCATATTAACGATGAAGAGGTAAGAAAATTAGGTTCTCTTTTGGGCTTTAGACTGTTGATGAGCTGGTAAGGAAACAGGAAGTCCTCACTTCCCATCTGTAAAGATGGTTTCTGCGTGAATGTTTTATGGTGATCAGTTTAATTTGTCATTTTTGCACCTGATGCTCCCAGATCAAGAGGGAGTGCTGCATTCTTTTTGTAAAATCGTGATTGAAAATGGGACTTTATGTAGCAGACTTTAATAATTCTGAAGTATGATATACCTGTTCTTTGAGGTATGATATACCCATGCTTTTGTGTTTTGGTGCAGTTTATTGATCATAATATgcttattttgtaaattttgcaGAGAAGCAGCTGATGATTAATGTAGCTGAGCTGGTCCCTAGACACCCTGGGCGGACTAAGAAACAGGAGGCTGCAACCACCTCAAATGCAGGACCGTCGAAATCTGGGAAGGGCGGCAAAAAAAAGAGATAACTTTTATAATTCAATTGCACTACTTGATAGCTGAGGAATGTGTTGCAAAAGCATTGAtgtattattttgttgaatatgaGTCATAGTTTTACAATGAACATGTGTATTACCCCCACCTTCAATCACATCTTTTGGTAATCTCAATGTGCCTTCTTGTCAAAGAAGTAAAGTCTTGTCCAGGTTCTGCTTCTATTACTCAAATTGACCAGCCAAATAGTAGTTTCCTGGTTTAAGGTTTATAAGTATGCTTTGCTCTATTGTGAGAGAAGTTTTCCATTACCCAGCTTGTCACTTTGCCGCTGTTACTTCATCTGAGTTTAGTCCGATgaagtatatatattatgatgcGGTTTTGAAATACCTGAGTTTAGGATACATGAGTCTAATTGAGTCGATTATCTTTTATGCAACTATTGAAATATTAAGTGTCCCGTGAAATATTGTGATTAcataatactaaaatataagTGGAAAGTATGGACAAATCTATTTTAGTTGGTATTTTATATAAAGGTGTTTAATGATATGCTGATTATATAACaagtatattagtttctaatattttaatcaacttgAGAACGGTCCagattttttcagaaaataaatttttgtttatgtgAATCTAAAACCTAGAAGaaaaaattttatgttatgtGAATCTAAAACCTAGAATCCCGCCTTATTCCCTCCCTCTTTCTCTTGATTTCGGATTTCTACCACCCGTGAAGACATTCTCACACTATCACAATCTTTTCTACAACAAAGttaaatgaaaaaatttataaaattgaaacaGATGCCATGCACATGACAATGCTTTAGAGGTTGGTTTTGTGTTAGACGAATGTCGTGGGGCTATCCTATCTAGACCAGGATTATTGGTTATATTTGCTAAAAGGCAAGCGAACAAAGCAGCCCATTTGATGGCTAAAATACTTTGTTTGCTAGATTGCCAAAGCGTTTATATGTCTCCTCCTAATATGTTGTTGGAGACTAGCAGCCCATTTGATGGCCTTGTTTGCTAGATTGCCAAAGCGTTTATACGTCTCCTCCTAATATGTTGTTGGAGACTTTGATGCATGATGATTCTTCTTAACGAAATTcatttttactcaaaaaaaatcaGACACTTACATAGACTTTTACTCTCACAGACTTTCACTCTCATGCTTATATACTAAAACAAAATGAAAGAAATCGTAAAACTGAAACGAGGGGCctgtttgatttttatttttataaaaatgtaattatttcaaaaatacatTTAAAGAGCAAGATGAAAGAAATCATAAAACTGGAACGAGATGGATatgtttgaattattttttatttttaaaaacatataattattttaaaaatgcacatatatatatttatttttctttgagTAAAAAACTATTCAGTATTCACGATAAAATCGTCCTGGAGGCTGGAGTACATTTTTAAATACAGCACGAAAGAAAGGAATGATTTTGCGTGCATTTCTCGATTCCCGCTAAACACCCTTTGCTCATTCCCTCCCAGGCACTCAAGCACACCTACAGTCACGGtgtctctctcacacacacacacagcctctctcacacacacacacagccTCTCACACTCACACACTGTGCGTATTCATCATCATATAATTTGTGAATTCACACTTTTATTCAAACACAACTGTTCCGTAACTGAGGTGCTCCTTCATTTTATGCTTAATTATCTTTGTATTTTTTGAATTTGTGCTtcttatttatatatcaatatcaTTATCATACTTGCAATGCTTTCTATCGAACTTGAAATTTGATCTCAATCTAAAACCTAATCTGTATATCACATGTTCTTGTGTAATTTTAAGTCATTAGTCGCCTTAATTAGATGAATAATCACGATTTGTGCTTTAATTTTACGCATACTAATCGCCTGCTCGTTAATTTTGCTGTTTAGATAACATTACTTAGTTAATCACTCATATGATGCTAGTGCGTAAATAGATTTGTGCTTCACTGATTTCGGATCATTTCTAGCTTTTGTGCAGCTGTATTCGGACTCGTAAGGAAGTAAGGAAACTATTATCGATAGAAGTAGCTTAATGTATCGACCGAAGTTCAAAGTTAAATCAAGTTCTGCTggtatattttgaaaattcttgTTGATTGTTGTTTGTTTTAGTTGTTTTTGAACTATTATGTTGTTTACTGTTCGTTTTTTTTCCTTCAAAGGAACCAAAACTGATACAGGCAGTAGTAAAGGATTGTCGAAGAATCTTAGTCCATCGCAGAAGATTATTAGAGGTTGGTTGATTCGAATGCATTATATCTCAGTTTAATCAAATGAGAGTATTATCTTATTAGTCTTAATTTATTGAGTTTCGTACTGACTAGTGATCAAGGGAGTGTATGCTTTAGTGTACTGGCATAACTTGTAAAATTGGTAGCATACCGTCTCGGTAATATCACAATTTCGTCATTCTATATGGAAGTTTGACTGTTTCAGATTACAAGAGAAGTGAACTCAACAAGTATATAGCTTCACCAACTTGCCCTAATACGCCAAAAACCAGCATTACAGGTTAGTTTGTAGATGTACTGTTGTAATGTTTAAATTCTCTTATAGCTGATGTAAATTTCATCTTCCGAGTTTGTGAAAGTCTTTTGGGTTACAAAACAggctaattatatttttattttgtctgATTAGCACTGTTAGCTGGATATTCATACGCGACTTCCTTTTTCTTAATTGTATCATTTCTCTGTCCTGCTATCTTTTTTTAGTTGCACTGTTCTTCTTCTGCCTACTTAAATCTTGACATCGTGATGGTTATCTAAAACTAGCTATTTGAGGGCAGCTTGATTTCTTTACCGCCTCATGTAAGAGAATTGACAGCTGTTTAAGAATTAGTGCCTGACTTGACATTCCCGTATGAAGATTGAATCTTAGTTCTTATGGCAAATGAATTTTTACTTGTTATCTGGATGCTGAACTTGTAATCAATAAAAGTTATGGACCTACATAATCTCCCTTGGTCTTATTGGTCTGATCGCAAACTTATAGGTTCTTTAAAACATGATA
This region includes:
- the LOC108209417 gene encoding signal recognition particle 19 kDa protein; the protein is MDGNISNIKKWNILYPVYMNSKKTIAEGRRISAAKACENPTCVEIADCCNHFKIPNAVELDKAYPRDFMQRGRVRFSLKRDDGTLYNPAISSKKQLMINVAELVPRHPGRTKKQEAATTSNAGPSKSGKGGKKKR